The Sesamum indicum cultivar Zhongzhi No. 13 unplaced genomic scaffold, S_indicum_v1.0 scaffold00109, whole genome shotgun sequence genome contains the following window.
TATTATTGTTAGCATGGTGATGCAGACTATGAATTTGCTCTGTCCCTGAAGATTGCGCTTGAGTTTGAACTTCAGGTAAAGCTTGGGAATAGTAATCATTTGCATGAGTTCTCCTGCTTCCTGAAGTAGCCATTTctccaaattcaagaaaatttggTCAGAAATCCAGAAGAGTATTATGATGACTGAAAAGGGAAACTTTTGGAACAGTTATTATTTTGCATGTGTTGCTCTGACTGCTAATTACTGTTCCACAAACAGTTTGAGCATAGCTCCATGTCACTCAAATTTCCAGCAAAATTTGGCCTGAAATTCTGGAGAAATTGGGGAAGAGATCATTTTCATGGTATCGGGAATCATGGGTGGTGTTGCTAAAAAAcgaaattgattatatttatattaagagGGCAATTCAACAcattttacattaaaattcTTTTCCCAAAAAATCATTCTCCTCCTTTTCAAATGAGCGGATACTACTCcaaatttacattatttaggGTAGGTAGAGACAAAATACTATTTCGTCTTTTATCTACCATATTTACAGAGCTAGAAATTGTTTAATAAGAGTGTTTCTgtaatttgctgaattttacAACAATTTTGACAGATTTTACTTTGGACATTTCTTTTGTGACAatatcttgattttcttgttgaAAGAATTTTTCCCCTTATAAAGAGATTTGTTTCTCCATCGGCGAGAAAGGATAGTTTTCATGGAATTGAGAGTTTTGGGATACCCATTCCCATACGGAGTATGTATTCTTGTTTCTATTATTCCTCTTTTCTTCTAACataatttaatgtatatttgaaaattttaatttttggatctttcttttttctttttctcttttacgtgtgtctttttttttctaattatttttgtgggaTTTTGTTGGATACCTTAAAAAAGAGAATGggtggaaaaattataaagatggACCAATGGAAAAAGTAGTTTGTTATTCTATGCTTTAAGTTGATAGGGTACTAAATTTTGGGACCTCATCATATTCCTCAGCTTTTCCTCATTCTCTTGATTTCTGTTAATCTTTTCTAAATATGTCAAAGAAATTTCACcgtaattattaataacatgAATTGAGATTCaagtaaatttgattaatcgTTTGAATCTTGCTAAAGCagcaataaaatgaaaagggttaaaatataatttacattcctttgttaatgaaaaagtgcaaaacaacccctgtaaaaaacataaaatgcaattcaccccttatttttttacagaTTGTTTTTTGCACTTTCTCGTCAATATAGACAGTAAATTATATAGACAATTTGTGTTGGAGTTGGAGAATGAATAAGTGTTAGAATTTCAGAATGGGAAATTTGCCATTTTCATCATGTAAATTAATCCCACCAATTTTCGTCAACCACGAATTAATTtcgtaactttaaaaaataataattttaatcctttttgacagaaaaaatacatatactgGACAcatgacttttaaaattggggttTTCAAGTTagatgggaccaaaattgtaattttttataaattacaggactacaTTATAAAAgctattttagaattaaaactcggtaaaattacacttttcccTTTTCAGAATTAAGGACTGAATATATACAGTATTAGGAACTTGGCaaatgaaaggaaacaaaagaataaatctTTTGcccttcaattatttattttggaatattAATGGAATTTAAATAGGGAAggtaaattatcaaaaaagctttcttttttttttttttttttttttgaggaaAANNNNNNNNNNGGCAAGCTTGTCTATTTCCCCTTCCAGTTCCAGAATAGAGAATACATTCCTCCCCCACGTGAAATATGTACCATAATAGGCCCCACTCATCCTCTCCAATTATATCCACTCGATCATCTTATCTTAGCTCAACCACTCCTTGCACAAATTTacagattaattaatatatgtacaatagtaattattataatatttaaacaaaataaattttgaaaattttggtatgTATACGAGgaagaatcaaaatttagaCCAAAGTTCTTCATGAATCCAAACTAATTGTTGACTGGCACTTTTGCGAAAGAGTTCTCTTTTGGTCACTATGATTTAAACTTAAAGATAAGTACTCAATCTGCTTTCCAGCAGTACAAATAACCGAATtaactgaaaaattacacaacaaaTTAACAAGAgggaaattttgaaaaagaatgcGCATTGTAAGATACGCAGAGATTGACCTGTTGGTATCTATAAAAGTTTCACTTGGTGTAGAGAACATCTTCCCATGGGTGGCGGTAGAGTGGCTGCTTCAGTCTCTTTTGGTACAATGTATGCCTGAATTTGGAAAAGACAAAGTCACCATGTTGTGGGTTGCGGATGATAAATGTGGGCATGCAAAAAGATTAAAAGGTTGAACATGAAACTCACCCGATGAGACCAACGGAACGAGCAAGCACAAAGAGACCATTCAGGTAGCCGATCTCAACAATCTCATCAATTTCTTGCTTGGTGAACATGCCACTGCCCGCAAGAAGATCCAAGAATAGGGACCCGATGGCGCCATCAACATTGAGGACTAGGTTGTTTGCTTTCGAAAGGGTATAGGTTTCAACTTCAACAGCATATTCCATGTACTTAACAGACGGAAAATTGGAGCGTGCAAAACGTTGTAGTAGTTCGACCCTCTTATCTCTGTTGTCACCCCTCTTGATTCTTTTTGAAAGGAAAGAAATGGAGCATCCACATATCAAGATTTGATAAACTCAAACAAGTAAAAGATTACACGCAAGAAGCATAGAGAGTTCAAACAagttcttcatttttattgttgAGGACATAAGGTACTATTAGTTGGAATGCCATTGAAAATCAAGTATCCAGAGAAAAGCATCACAAATTACCTGTGCCCAATACCAGGAACACGAATGCCCTTCTTTTTCATGCTTTCAACAAATTCATAAGGTGTAAGACCCTGAGAAGACACAGCACATTTAATATCCCAGAAAGGTAGGAGAAGAGACAAAGCATATAAACACActtaaaatgtcaaaaagcCAGGAAAGATCTACTCTAAGGCTCTCTATTTTCTCAATGGATAATAAGAAATCACGGAAACTCACCCTATCATAAGCATCCTTGAAGTATCGAGCAGCATCATCAATAGCCCCACCAAATCGTGGACCAATTGTCAACAAACCTATTTTCCAATAAGTAGGGTCGTGTTACTCATTGATCATGAAAGGAACCTCAAAAGCCCATTCTTTTAACAATTCATTTGGAgatatcaattaattcatcCTTTTATCAGAAATCATATTCAGCTCGTATCAAATCAGAGCAACATGTTGGTCTGTGCTACCTACCTGAAACAAGACTAGAGACCAGGTCTTTTCCAGCCCTAGCCGTTACAATGGTGTTGTGAGCACCAGAGACACAGGGACCATGGTCAGCACACAACATGATGCAAATCTGACAAGTCGATAACAATGTTGAGAGAACAGGAATAAGTCCAAACAGTAAACAAATATGCAATGAACCCTCTTCATAGGGTCAATCGAAATGGTAGTCAGATAAATGATATCACCTCAATAAAACGTGTGCAATAACGCGGAAGGCTTCGTTTGAACCAGAGTAAAGAGATGACATCACCAACACCTAGTCCCTCTTCAACAATGGAGGACATTGGGACACCAGCATAAGTTGGCTCCTCACCTACCAATGGATAAAAGTCAACATAAGCATTTAGACACCTAATTATCCATTATATAGAATGTCACAAATGTAGAATATATAATCTGTACCCCTATCATCAGAGATTGTGGAAATAATGTGAGTTGGAGCTCGGACTTTTCCACTCTTGATAGCTGTGTTAAGATCCTCAGGTATTTGAGGGGGGGTTACCTCCTTCACTGGAGTAATTTTACCTGCCTCAACCTAATAGATCGGAACCAAGCATTTCAGCTCGGTGTTGCAGGAAAAAGCTAATAATCGAGCAACATGTAGGTTGTTGATATAACAAAATGCCTACCAATTTCTGGAATGTTTCTTTGATTGCACTTTCAAATGCTTCATAAGAAGTGGGAACAACAGCTCCAGCTTCTTTGAGTGCTTGATTCTTGGCCTGAGCAGATTCCATCTCTCCACCACTCTTGGCCCcctgataaaaaataatacagaaATGAGGGGGAGGGGAAAATTGAGATACAACCACATCAAGAGTTTTTTTTAAGCGGGGTAGATGTAACCATGGAAAACGGAGGTATTGGGCTCACCGCATGACCAAATTGTACTTCTGATTTGAAGAGCCTAGCACAAGTTCCACTGACCCAGGCAACTACAGGCTTGTTGATCTTCCCCTGTTTAAGGGCCTCAACTAGGGAATATTCATCACGTCCACCAAGTTCCCCAAGAACAACAATCATTTTAACctggttttattgaaaaaataaggaatGTTAACACCTACTCTTCATTCCTGTAGAAGCagaagtataaaaataatgctGATAGAAATGAATGTAGCAGAAGATCAAGTTAAATATTTCAGAAAGTCAGGTTTCTCTTGGAGAACTCCTTAATACGAAaggtttataaaatttaaccaAATGCAATGCATGAAATACCTGCAtaaaagtttcataaaaagTTCTTGTCATCCAGGTCTCATGCACATAAAATTTGGTTTAAGCCAGATAAATTTGCCAGTTATGAGTTGACAAATAAAAACAGTTTGTTAACTGCTCCTAGTTTAAGACACTTgaaggataaaaatatcattcaacATCAGGCCATCAACGGTCTACTTATCATGAAATAAATGGCCTTGACCACGACAAATTTTCTAACTTCTAAAACATTTTCATATTCCAAAACTGAGACTGAACTTCCCATAATTATGGACAAATGTTCAGTTTGTCTGACTATAAGAAGAAAAACGTAACCACCAAGCTCACTGTAGAGTAGAagtaaaaaacataaaaacaagaaaacaacaagagCAGAGTATAAATTGATTTACCTGAGGGATATTGTTAAACCGTAGGACATGATCAGAAAGTGTCGACCCAGGAAACACATCTCCTCCAATTGCAATGcctataaaaatcataaggaACATAAGGATTATGCTTCAACCTCATAAATAGCAGCATAACTGACACTACACTAGGTAAGGAGTTATATATCCAACCTTCATAAAGTCCATCAGTCACACGAGCAATTGTGTTGTATAATTCGTTAGACATACCACCCTGTAGTCATATATAATACTATAAGTTAAAACCAATCCTGTGAGATAGAATTTGTACCACATGCTTAAATTGTGGCCAGGAAATGCAGCAGAAGTAATGTATGATTGTGAAATTAAGAATCATTCTACACCTGCTTATAGTTTTATCTATAGACTATAGTAAAGGTGGTTCATATTTGTAACCTTGATCATTAAACTGGTTGACTCCAATGAGCATGGCATGTTTATACTTAAATAGCTACCGTAAGTATAAAGAAACCAGGATGCTTGCAACAATTACGTACAGATTTGGAGACAAAGCCAACAGATCCAGGCCTGTACAACTTGCattgaattatattatcaattgTTCCTGCAGTATCACCAATTTTAAAAGCTCCAGCTTGAATACCTCCAACAGTAGCCGGACCGATGACAACCTGAaacatgttatttttaatcaacACATCTTTCATACTGCCTCTAAGGAGAAGCTCagaaattttgtaaaatacagTTCAAATGAAACTTAAGAAGacaataatagtaattacCTTGTTGTTTGCTTTTGCATAAGCAATCAACTGCTTGGTGTCTGACTCAGGGACACCTTCAGCTATAATTGCCACAACTTTGATAGTTGGCTGCTTAAGAGCAGACATCGATGAAGCCGCAGCACTGCAAATGAAAGTACGGTTACCAGGCAGGAATCTGTGGATCTGAATATAAGGTACGTTTTAAATAGACAATACCAACCTTCTAAATGAtgcaaaattaatgaaaacatCAGCCTTAGGGTGTGCAGCACAAGCGGCTTCAATACTGCaaagaaaggagaaaattcaatttcatatattatttgatgaaaagTAGGGAAAAAAAAGCGTGAACATATAGACATCATAAAGGTTTCTTGAACTAATCATTATCAGAGTTTTATTATCTTTCATCACACAGTGAAGGTCATTGAATGCAATCCACGACTGAATTCAGGCAGCCATCACTCTCATCATTGTGATACGCAATCATGCTTTACTATGATACAAAGAGTTCTCTCTTTTGAGTGGCAAAGTTATGGTAATATTATTGGTTAAAAACCTGAACAGAATCTCAGTAAAGTGCCCAAAATAAGTCACCTGTCTCAAGGAAATGCAACcagtagaaataaaaaatgtttgaATAACTGTTCAATAATTTATGAAGAATACTTGAAGAATATAAAGTTTTCTAGGAACTATCTCCGGAAAGATTCTTATGCCATTATGACGCTGCTTGATGCAACAACTCATAAGTTAAAAGATAGATTAATGCTTCGATAAAAAATCTGAGGCTTCTTTAACATTAAAGTAGAGGTGAGTAAGGGAAAACTGAGCAACAAAGCATAAAGATATACGTGGAATGAACTGGAATAGCTATTTCCTCTTGGCCAAAAAATAGTTTCTGGAATCCCTCAGAACCAGGATTTATAATTCCAGCAACAGAAGGCGTTTCTCTGCCTGCATTGCAACAAAACAGAAATGTATATTACAAGAATCTGAAAACAATCATCTTCTGAAAATGCGATTGCTTGTAAGATGTCACATGAACACAATACTGCGGTTAATATATACTTACCacaaaggaaatcaaaatcaagCATCCGCTGAATTGGCAGCTGCTTGTAATTGTAAAATAGTGCTTGAGTGGTTTTGGAGAAAAGTTGTCCAGTCGCCATGACGTTTCCTGAAACACCTTCTGCATGTAAAGACAGCAGCAGCACACAGagttaaacaaataaattttttaattcagtTGTTACTAAAGCTGCAGGAAAAATTATTCCTCAACAGAACAACGCTTAAGAAAATCATTTATAATGTCAGGCAAACCACAGCATGATTCATTGCCTTTTCTAAACCTTTATAGCTAATCCTTGAAAAATAACCAGTTTTGAGTATTGAGCTCCTCCAATTGCCTCAGGTGAGGGGACCAGCCTCTTTCAGCCTTGTCCTATCTTGGTTAaacatgtttatttttcaGCATCCATATGCTGTGCACACAACTCTTATTACTATAAAGATCTTGATATACCGAGAGTACAATCTGAAGTAGGAATTATATGCCAATCAATTATTTTCACATCCTTACATACTAAAACTTTCATTAGCAATAGGTTATACTCCAGAAAAATTTGAGACAAGTAAGATCTGCCCCCAAATTTCATGATCAGCACTAGTTCTAAAATGATCACAGGTAATAATAGAAACAGACGTTTTCAAGTAGAAAATTACCCAAACTACACACAATCCTTTTCCAGGAGGGAACACCTTGGTCTAATGCTTTAGTGggttcttaaataaaattatctgcAATGGCCATGTGCGGTCTAGACATCCCTTcattaaagaaagaataaaaacatAACATACCCCAATGCTCTCATCCTAAACACAAAAGCATCTCTGGAAATGACTTGGATATCACTCCAATTTGCATGAATTGTCAATTTCCGGTGAaagaaatattcaaatcaaataactACTAATTTGCATACGATCCATTGCATACTCAAGCAAGCATTTAACACAAGTATCAAGACCCCCAACTAAACAGATCTTAATGTATATACCAAAAGCCGGCAAAATGCACCGGTACTACAATTTCGAAAGCTTTCTTTCATCAGAACTGAAGTGAATCCCAGCAAGCAGAGAGATCTGCTTCCCCAACCGAAATCCAAAAAGCtcactaaaaatagaaatcaGTTGTAATTTCCTcgtaaaaatacaaaaaaggaCAACTTAAACTAAACAGAGATCCAATAATCCAAAACTCCTTTCCCAATAACAGACACTGACAGGGATCATGGATCAATGCGTAGAAAAACAGATCTACATCATCCAAAGTTCCATACAGCCCACAACTTCAACCAAGCGCATAATCAATACTCAACCAAATTCAACCCAAACGAaaggagaaaaacaaaaccGTAAAAGATCAACAAAATGCAATGCAACTACCTCTCAGACAATTACACCGTCAAACAACGAACCGAGAAT
Protein-coding sequences here:
- the LOC105178887 gene encoding ATP-citrate synthase beta chain protein 2; this encodes MATGQLFSKTTQALFYNYKQLPIQRMLDFDFLCGRETPSVAGIINPGSEGFQKLFFGQEEIAIPVHSTIEAACAAHPKADVFINFASFRSAAASSMSALKQPTIKVVAIIAEGVPESDTKQLIAYAKANNKVVIGPATVGGIQAGAFKIGDTAGTIDNIIQCKLYRPGSVGFVSKSGGMSNELYNTIARVTDGLYEGIAIGGDVFPGSTLSDHVLRFNNIPQVKMIVVLGELGGRDEYSLVEALKQGKINKPVVAWVSGTCARLFKSEVQFGHAGAKSGGEMESAQAKNQALKEAGAVVPTSYEAFESAIKETFQKLVEAGKITPVKEVTPPQIPEDLNTAIKSGKVRAPTHIISTISDDRGEEPTYAGVPMSSIVEEGLGVGDVISLLWFKRSLPRYCTRFIEICIMLCADHGPCVSGAHNTIVTARAGKDLVSSLVSGLLTIGPRFGGAIDDAARYFKDAYDRGLTPYEFVESMKKKGIRVPGIGHRIKRGDNRDKRVELLQRFARSNFPSVKYMEYAVEVETYTLSKANNLVLNVDGAIGSLFLDLLAGSGMFTKQEIDEIVEIGYLNGLFVLARSVGLIGHTLYQKRLKQPLYRHPWEDVLYTK